From Verrucomicrobiota bacterium:
CCCTGTGGGCATCTTCCCGACCTTTACCCCCGTGCGCGAAAAGGCGCTATAGGACCCGTCCTCATTCAAAAATGGTGTGAACCACGACGGGAGGAGGACTGAGCGGCCTTCATGGTTAATAAAGGGATGCCAATCCCCTGCCCCGGTATTAAATGCGCGTCCGATATCGATCACGTCAATGCCGAAGCGGTCGATAATCATGTCCTCGGGTTGGGCGAGTTGCTGGACGACATCGTAGATTTGGCAGTGGCCGGTGGTGATCCCGAGATGGTCTTTGAGGTTAAGGTAAGCCACAGCGGAGATGCCGGAGCTCGGGGTCGCCCCGAGGTCAATGGGGGTACGGTCGGGTTCCTGGTGGGCGATTGCCGCCCGGATGCGAGAGCGCGGATTCATAATGGTTTGAGTTTTTATCAGGTTTTTACTGCAATCATGATCCGCGACCCCTCACGGGGAGGGGCTTTTAAACCTGTTCCTTCTCAGGCAGTTTTGCGCCCTTACCTCCGGGTAGTCCGTCACGGAATGTGCCGAACCATTTATCGAGGGGCAGGGTGGACTCCCCATAATTGCATTCAAAATATCTGTGGTGCAGGTAGTGGAAGTAGGAGCCGGAGGGCAGTTTGTCCGTGAGCACCGGGCCTTCGAATCCATTATGGGAAGGGATCGGGGTCAGGGCCGTGTGCTGGAGATTAAAGATAAAATGAATCGGGTGGGACGGTATCACCCAGTGGATCAGGACGACACTGAAATATAGCAGGTGCTCGACGGGATGCATGGCTAGTCCAGACCAGGGACCGGGGTTCACGTTTTTGTGGTGCAGGTAGTGGACCTTCCGGTAAAGGGGTTTCCAGTGGATCAACCGATGGATACAATAGAAATGGAACTCTCTCCAGAAAGGGATGAGCAGCAAGAGGACAATCGCATAAACGGGATGCTCGCGGATGCTGATGAGGGGGACCAGATGGTTACCCGCCGCCCAGAGATAGAGGACCTCATAAGCTGTCCAAATGGTGCATCCACTTGCACAACTCCAGAAAATATTATCGTAAACCTGGTCCTTAAAAATAAAGGAGGGGTTTTTGGTGCTTTGCCATTTGGCATCGTATTTTTTCCGGGTGCCCGCGAGCTTGAGATTATAAAGTAGGAAATGCCAGGTCCCGGCCATGATCCATAATAGGGCAAGGTTACGCAGGAAAACTAGTCCGGCCCATTCCCATTGTAAGGTGGCACAGGTTTCTAAGGAAGGTGTCAGGTAGAGCCAGGTGAGAAGGGCTATGGCGGCGTAAATCACATTCCACGGCCACAGATAACCGGGATAACCAAAAAGCCATTTCAAGAATGCGGTGAGTTTCGGGGGCCAAACAAATATCGGGGCGTAGGTCACCGGATAGGAGGGGCGCCATTCGCCCCGGGCATTCCTTTGCTCGGATGTGGGGGATGTGGGTGGGGGTGTATCCATAGGGTCAGGTAAATATACGCCCGCTGAGGCATTTGGATCAATTGGACAGATGCCCAGATTAGTGGTTTATTTGCACTGTGCAAAAAGAGCAATCCCTCTCGGGTTTAATGATTAGCCTCGATGAAAAGCCAGTGATTGTGGAAGCCGGAATGAATGTCCACGGGCGCAAGGCTGATGAGGCTTTTGTGATGGACGGCACGTGGAGCCTACATCTTTACCGGTGGACAGGGTCATTGTCTTTCAGTGGGAGTGACTACCCGATTACACCGGGGACGATCAGTCTGGCTCCGCCATTCAGGCGTTTGAAATGGCATTTTCCGCTGAAACCTTGTGTTCATTTTTTTGTACATTTCCGGACGGGGACCTCTCCCGGCAAGATGACTCAAGTTTTTCCAGTGGTGCAAAATGCGGGCATACGTTTTGAAGAGCTTTGGAATGAAATGGAGAAAATATGCTCCCTCCATAAAACCCACCCGCTCCGGGCGGATATCCGGTTTTGGGATTTACTCCTGGATCTGGCTGACCGGGGAAAACAAAACCAGAAATCCAAAACAATTAATTTACCCTCCGCCTTGGAAACGGCTGTGATAATCATCCAAAATGAAATCCGTGAGCCCCTCCGTATCGGGAAACTCGCCACCCGCGTGGGTGTCTCGCGTAACCACCTGATCGCCCTTTTCCAGAAGTATTTTAAAATGAGCCCGATCACCTATCTCCACACCCGACGATTAGAGAAAGCGACCGGGTTACTCAAAATCCACACTATCCCAGTCCAAACTGTCGCCGAAGAAATCGGAATCCCCTCACTCCAACAATTTAATAAATTCCTCCGGGCCAAAACCGGGATGTCTCCCCGCGCCTTCCGCCAACACACATAAGGGCCCTTTTATTTTTCAGGCACGGCAAAGAAAGAAGACACATTTTGCCTTAAATAAAGATAATACTCTCTTTAATTCTTGAATAGCCGGAACCGGGGGTTCATGCTCGCCCTCAATCCAATTAATCAGGAACAATCAAAATCCCCCTTATCTATATGAGTTCAATGTTCTGTTACCAATGTGAGCAATCCTCCCAACGCACCGGCTGCACTTCACTGGGTGTATGCGGGAAAAATCCCGAGACAGCAGCCTTACAAGACC
This genomic window contains:
- a CDS encoding AraC family transcriptional regulator: MQKEQSLSGLMISLDEKPVIVEAGMNVHGRKADEAFVMDGTWSLHLYRWTGSLSFSGSDYPITPGTISLAPPFRRLKWHFPLKPCVHFFVHFRTGTSPGKMTQVFPVVQNAGIRFEELWNEMEKICSLHKTHPLRADIRFWDLLLDLADRGKQNQKSKTINLPSALETAVIIIQNEIREPLRIGKLATRVGVSRNHLIALFQKYFKMSPITYLHTRRLEKATGLLKIHTIPVQTVAEEIGIPSLQQFNKFLRAKTGMSPRAFRQHT
- a CDS encoding sterol desaturase family protein, translated to MDTPPPTSPTSEQRNARGEWRPSYPVTYAPIFVWPPKLTAFLKWLFGYPGYLWPWNVIYAAIALLTWLYLTPSLETCATLQWEWAGLVFLRNLALLWIMAGTWHFLLYNLKLAGTRKKYDAKWQSTKNPSFIFKDQVYDNIFWSCASGCTIWTAYEVLYLWAAGNHLVPLISIREHPVYAIVLLLLIPFWREFHFYCIHRLIHWKPLYRKVHYLHHKNVNPGPWSGLAMHPVEHLLYFSVVLIHWVIPSHPIHFIFNLQHTALTPIPSHNGFEGPVLTDKLPSGSYFHYLHHRYFECNYGESTLPLDKWFGTFRDGLPGGKGAKLPEKEQV